Proteins encoded in a region of the Altererythrobacter ishigakiensis genome:
- a CDS encoding SulP family inorganic anion transporter → MLSRYLPILEWGRTYNRNVLTDDLMAAVIVTIMLIPQSLAYALLAGLPPVVGLYASILPLVLYAIFGTSRTLAVGPVAVISLMTASAAGAVAAQGTAEYLEAAITLAMLSGVMLAILGFLRAGFLANLLSHPVISGFITASGILIATSQLKHILGIQAGGDNWPNMLGSLAVSIGDTNVWTLAIGIPATLFLFWVRKGAKPALQRIGLPKRAADMTAKAGPVVAVALTILAVLALDLGEKGVSLVGAIPQGLPPFALPSTDLSLIEKLWVPALLISIIGFVESVSVAQTLAAKRRQRISPDQELIGLGAANVASAFSGGYPVTGGFARSAVNFDAGAQTPAAGAYTAVGIALATLFLTPLLFNLPIATLAATIIVAVLSLVDMKTPGRLWRYSKADFAAHVATIGITLLAGVEMGVITGVAVGLLLYLWRASRPHAAIVGRVPETEHFRNVERHKVITVPHILSIRIDEALTYLNARWLEEYVLEEVADRPAVRHVILMCSAVNEIDASGLESLEAINHRLGDGKIGLHLSEVKGPVMDRLKRSHFIEELNGEVFLSQSKAFEKLVLDDGTPPEPHDHYLARGLI, encoded by the coding sequence ATGCTTTCGCGCTATCTTCCGATCCTTGAGTGGGGGCGGACCTACAATCGCAACGTCCTGACGGACGATCTGATGGCGGCGGTCATCGTCACTATCATGCTGATCCCGCAGAGCCTTGCCTATGCGCTGCTTGCCGGGCTCCCGCCGGTTGTCGGCCTGTATGCCTCGATCCTGCCGCTCGTTCTCTATGCGATCTTCGGAACAAGTCGGACGCTCGCGGTGGGTCCAGTCGCGGTAATCTCGCTGATGACGGCGTCGGCTGCAGGAGCGGTCGCGGCGCAAGGCACGGCGGAATATCTCGAAGCTGCAATAACACTGGCGATGCTTTCAGGCGTGATGTTGGCCATTCTGGGTTTTTTGCGCGCCGGCTTCCTCGCCAATCTGCTCTCTCACCCTGTCATCAGTGGCTTTATAACAGCATCGGGGATTCTCATTGCCACCAGCCAGTTGAAGCACATTCTCGGTATTCAGGCGGGCGGCGACAATTGGCCCAATATGCTCGGATCGCTCGCCGTCTCGATTGGCGACACCAATGTCTGGACACTCGCTATCGGTATCCCGGCGACGCTTTTCCTGTTCTGGGTGCGGAAAGGCGCAAAGCCTGCCTTGCAGCGCATCGGACTTCCAAAGCGTGCAGCAGACATGACTGCGAAAGCAGGACCAGTGGTCGCGGTCGCACTCACGATATTGGCAGTCCTCGCGCTCGATCTTGGCGAGAAAGGCGTCAGCTTGGTTGGCGCGATACCCCAGGGCCTGCCGCCCTTTGCGCTGCCGAGCACCGACCTTTCTCTGATCGAGAAGCTATGGGTTCCTGCTCTGCTCATCTCGATTATCGGCTTTGTGGAAAGCGTATCGGTCGCGCAGACGCTTGCAGCCAAACGGCGCCAGCGCATTTCGCCGGACCAGGAACTTATCGGTCTAGGCGCGGCTAACGTCGCCAGTGCGTTCTCAGGCGGTTACCCCGTTACAGGCGGATTTGCTCGCTCGGCGGTGAACTTCGATGCCGGGGCGCAAACACCCGCCGCCGGAGCCTACACCGCCGTCGGGATTGCGCTCGCGACGCTGTTTCTGACCCCGCTCCTTTTCAATCTGCCTATCGCCACGCTCGCCGCGACCATCATCGTTGCGGTCCTGAGTCTCGTGGATATGAAGACGCCGGGACGGCTCTGGCGCTACTCAAAGGCTGACTTCGCGGCGCATGTTGCGACCATCGGGATTACCCTGCTGGCGGGCGTGGAGATGGGCGTGATAACAGGCGTCGCGGTGGGCCTGCTCCTTTACCTTTGGCGTGCAAGCCGCCCACACGCTGCCATCGTTGGACGCGTCCCGGAAACGGAACACTTTCGCAATGTCGAGCGGCACAAGGTCATCACGGTTCCGCACATCCTGTCGATCCGGATCGACGAGGCGCTGACCTATCTCAACGCGCGCTGGCTCGAAGAATATGTGCTGGAAGAAGTCGCCGATCGTCCAGCCGTGCGCCACGTGATCCTCATGTGCAGCGCTGTGAACGAGATCGACGCATCTGGTCTCGAAAGCCTCGAAGCAATCAATCACCGGCTTGGCGATGGCAAGATTGGTCTGCATTTGTCTGAGGTCAAAGGGCCAGTGATGGATCGCCTGAAGCGCTCCCATTTCATCGAAGAGCTCAACGGAGAGGTATTCCTTTCGCAGTCGAAAGCTTTCGAGAAGCTGGTCTTGGATGACGGAACCCCTCCAGAACCACACGATCACTATCTCGCCCGAGGTCTGATCTGA
- a CDS encoding helix-turn-helix domain-containing protein — translation MPEITNKDEKCRRIEALIESGRGVCESCREIGISEKTFYRWRKAQSLGEDRNA, via the coding sequence ATGCCCGAGATCACAAACAAAGACGAGAAATGCCGCCGCATCGAAGCGCTGATCGAGAGCGGCAGGGGAGTTTGCGAGAGTTGCCGCGAAATTGGCATCTCGGAGAAGACCTTTTATCGTTGGCGGAAAGCACAATCCTTGGGGGAGGATCGAAATGCTTAG
- a CDS encoding Dps family protein, with the protein MDIDIGIDHAAREKSSNALKKLLADTYTLYLKTHGYHWNVEGPHFQQLHLQFMEQYTEMWTAVDELAERIRALGHYAPSSYSEMSGLSSIKEEAGSPNWQEMVTNLAKGHEQVAKTAREVLRVAEEIGDEATSDVVAPRLTLHEKTAWMLRATAN; encoded by the coding sequence ATGGATATCGACATCGGGATCGATCACGCAGCACGCGAGAAGTCATCGAACGCGCTGAAGAAGCTGCTCGCGGATACGTACACGCTTTATCTCAAGACCCATGGCTATCACTGGAACGTGGAAGGGCCGCATTTCCAACAATTGCACCTTCAATTCATGGAGCAATACACCGAGATGTGGACGGCCGTTGACGAATTGGCAGAACGCATCCGTGCGCTTGGGCACTATGCGCCCTCATCATACTCCGAGATGAGCGGTCTCTCATCGATCAAAGAGGAGGCCGGAAGTCCGAATTGGCAGGAGATGGTGACCAATCTTGCCAAAGGTCATGAGCAGGTGGCGAAAACCGCACGTGAAGTGCTCCGGGTAGCCGAGGAAATCGGCGATGAGGCAACATCCGACGTGGTCGCGCCAAGGCTCACCCTGCACGAAAAAACCGCGTGGATGCTTCGTGCCACCGCGAACTAG
- a CDS encoding ferritin-like domain-containing protein has product MACWKSLLTLGALMLGGGCTNAIAADPPGIDGAALLQALDDEYRAEATYAAVIEKYGEARPFINIIEAERRHASRAKAELDRLGISYDATNPYLGKIEAPATLIAACEQGVTAEIENIALYDRLLPTVRDDDVREILGRLQWASRERHLPAFQRCVSRGGQMGQGRGSGHHGRN; this is encoded by the coding sequence ATGGCCTGTTGGAAATCTCTTCTCACACTGGGTGCGCTCATGCTTGGCGGTGGGTGCACGAACGCCATCGCAGCGGACCCGCCAGGCATTGACGGTGCGGCCTTGTTGCAGGCCCTTGACGATGAGTATCGTGCCGAGGCCACCTATGCCGCCGTCATAGAGAAGTATGGCGAGGCTCGGCCTTTCATCAATATCATCGAAGCGGAGCGTCGCCACGCGAGCCGGGCGAAAGCCGAATTGGATCGTCTTGGCATAAGCTATGATGCAACCAACCCGTATCTCGGCAAGATAGAAGCGCCAGCGACCCTGATTGCAGCGTGTGAGCAAGGCGTCACCGCAGAGATCGAAAACATCGCACTCTACGACCGCCTTCTCCCGACCGTTCGTGACGACGACGTCCGCGAAATCCTCGGTCGACTGCAATGGGCTTCGCGCGAACGTCATCTACCCGCATTCCAGCGCTGCGTTTCGCGCGGTGGTCAGATGGGACAGGGACGCGGCAGCGGGCACCACGGTCGCAACTGA
- a CDS encoding peroxiredoxin, whose protein sequence is MSLHIGDTAPNFTVATTKGEIDLHEWSGDSWVFFFSHPADFTPVCTTEMGMTAKLAAEFEARNVKPLGLSTDTVEEHLEWVKDVDETQGVTLDFPIVADPDLKIAKLYDMIHPDQSETAAVRSVFIIDPANKIRLVMTYPMSVGRNFDEILRVIDSLQLSDRCTIATPADWRPGDDVIIPPSINDDDAKTMFPQGFTTIKPYLRTTKVA, encoded by the coding sequence ATGTCTCTTCACATCGGCGACACCGCCCCCAACTTCACCGTTGCCACGACCAAGGGTGAGATTGATCTCCACGAATGGTCGGGTGACAGCTGGGTCTTCTTCTTCAGCCATCCGGCGGACTTTACTCCAGTGTGCACCACCGAAATGGGCATGACCGCAAAGCTCGCCGCGGAGTTCGAGGCGCGCAATGTCAAGCCGCTCGGTCTCTCGACCGACACGGTCGAAGAGCACCTCGAATGGGTCAAAGATGTCGATGAAACGCAAGGTGTCACTCTCGACTTTCCCATCGTTGCGGATCCCGACCTCAAGATCGCCAAGCTCTACGACATGATCCACCCCGACCAGAGTGAAACCGCGGCGGTCCGGTCGGTCTTCATCATCGATCCGGCCAACAAGATCCGCCTGGTGATGACCTATCCTATGAGCGTTGGTCGCAATTTTGACGAGATCCTGCGGGTGATCGACAGTCTCCAGCTATCGGACCGCTGCACTATTGCCACGCCTGCCGACTGGCGGCCCGGCGATGATGTGATCATCCCGCCTTCGATCAATGATGATGACGCGAAGACAATGTTCCCCCAGGGTTTCACCACCATCAAACCATATCTACGGACGACGAAAGTCGCCTGA
- a CDS encoding cytochrome ubiquinol oxidase subunit I, with product MFDQLDALLLARVQFAFTVSFHFFFPAFSIGLASYLAVLEGLWLKTGKQVYLDLFKYWLKIFAIAFAMGVVSGIVMSYQFGTNWSVFSDVAGPVIGPLMAYEVLTAFFLEAGFLGVMLFGMNKVGKKLHFTATLMVALGTFVSAFWILSVNSWMQTPVGHVMGENGQFLPGDSWWDIVFNPSFPYRLVHTVMAAYLTTAFVVGGVGAWHLLKDKANPHARKMFSMAMWMAALVTPLQIFAGDMHGLNTLEHQPAKVMAMEGHFESHPDGAPLILFGVPDSESKTVRYAIEIPKLSSLILKHDLNAPMDGLDTIADDEEPPVGMVFWSFRIMVGIGFAMLGIGLWSLYARARKRLYDAPWLHRAAILMAPSGFVAVLAGWITTEVGRQPYVIYGLLRTADAASPLDAPAVAASLLAFIIVYFTVFGIGVWYILRLMGKPPQTDEVGAKRGDTGPIRTAGITPGPTQNPIGEEPLPTTKEPA from the coding sequence ATGTTTGACCAGCTCGACGCCCTACTGCTGGCGCGCGTCCAATTCGCCTTCACGGTCAGCTTCCACTTCTTCTTCCCTGCCTTCTCGATCGGGCTCGCGAGTTACCTCGCTGTTCTTGAAGGGCTGTGGCTGAAGACCGGCAAGCAGGTCTATCTCGATCTGTTCAAGTACTGGCTCAAAATCTTCGCCATTGCGTTTGCGATGGGCGTCGTTTCGGGCATCGTGATGAGTTATCAGTTTGGCACGAACTGGTCTGTGTTCTCAGACGTAGCCGGGCCAGTCATCGGGCCGCTCATGGCGTATGAAGTGCTGACAGCCTTCTTCCTTGAGGCTGGTTTCCTCGGTGTCATGCTGTTCGGCATGAACAAGGTTGGGAAGAAGCTGCATTTCACCGCGACACTTATGGTCGCGCTTGGAACCTTCGTTTCGGCCTTCTGGATCCTCTCGGTGAATAGCTGGATGCAGACGCCCGTGGGCCATGTCATGGGCGAGAACGGCCAGTTCCTCCCCGGCGATAGCTGGTGGGACATCGTCTTCAACCCCAGCTTTCCGTATCGCCTCGTGCACACGGTAATGGCAGCCTATCTCACCACGGCCTTCGTTGTCGGCGGTGTGGGAGCGTGGCACCTTCTGAAAGACAAAGCCAACCCGCATGCGCGCAAAATGTTCTCGATGGCGATGTGGATGGCTGCACTCGTCACGCCACTGCAAATCTTCGCGGGTGACATGCATGGCCTGAACACTCTCGAGCATCAACCCGCCAAGGTCATGGCGATGGAGGGGCATTTCGAAAGCCACCCCGATGGCGCGCCGCTGATATTGTTCGGCGTTCCGGACAGCGAGAGCAAAACGGTGCGCTATGCGATCGAGATTCCGAAGCTGTCATCGCTCATCCTCAAGCACGATCTAAATGCACCGATGGACGGTCTCGACACCATCGCGGATGATGAAGAGCCGCCGGTGGGCATGGTTTTCTGGTCCTTTCGCATCATGGTCGGGATTGGCTTTGCGATGCTCGGTATCGGTCTTTGGAGCCTTTACGCTCGAGCCCGCAAGCGCCTGTATGACGCTCCTTGGCTACACCGCGCAGCGATCCTAATGGCGCCGAGCGGATTTGTGGCAGTACTCGCGGGTTGGATTACGACCGAGGTCGGCCGACAGCCCTATGTGATCTACGGTCTGTTGCGCACAGCCGATGCGGCAAGTCCACTCGATGCGCCCGCAGTCGCAGCTTCTCTGCTTGCCTTCATTATTGTCTATTTCACAGTCTTCGGGATCGGTGTTTGGTACATCCTGCGCCTGATGGGCAAGCCGCCCCAAACTGATGAGGTTGGTGCAAAACGCGGTGATACTGGCCCCATCCGAACTGCTGGTATCACGCCGGGCCCGACTCAGAACCCGATTGGTGAAGAGCCACTTCCAACGACGAAGGAGCCAGCCTGA
- the cydB gene encoding cytochrome d ubiquinol oxidase subunit II → MDLTVIWAFIIAFAVFAYVVMDGFDLGIGILFPTLRLGKGRDRAMNSIAPVWDGNETWLVLGGGGLFAAFPLAYAVILPATYPLIIAMLLGLVFRGVAFEYRWRDPNHRAFWDAAFFGGSLVAAMSQGMTLGALLQGIEVADRSYAGSWFDWLTPYTLLCGLGVVAGYALLGSTWLIWKLDGGVQRHARYLALRAAIATIVLMGAVSLYNIFLNAEYADRWLTAPEIYFAAPVPILTGIIALSMIQAIRKERKSKPFWLAIALFFFGMAGLGVTMWPYVVPPGVTIWDAAAPEKSQIFMLVGVALTMPLIIGYTAWAYWVFRGKVADEGYH, encoded by the coding sequence ATGGACCTCACTGTAATCTGGGCGTTTATCATCGCTTTTGCCGTCTTTGCTTATGTCGTGATGGACGGGTTTGATCTGGGTATCGGCATTCTCTTCCCGACCTTACGTTTGGGTAAGGGACGCGACCGGGCCATGAATTCGATCGCTCCGGTTTGGGATGGAAACGAAACATGGCTTGTGCTCGGCGGCGGTGGATTGTTTGCCGCCTTCCCGTTGGCCTACGCGGTAATTCTTCCCGCCACCTATCCACTGATCATTGCCATGCTGCTGGGCCTTGTGTTTCGGGGTGTCGCATTCGAATATCGCTGGCGCGATCCCAATCATCGGGCTTTCTGGGATGCAGCGTTCTTTGGTGGTTCGCTTGTAGCGGCCATGTCTCAAGGCATGACGCTCGGCGCTCTTCTACAGGGCATCGAGGTAGCTGATCGCAGTTACGCAGGCAGCTGGTTCGACTGGCTCACGCCTTACACTTTGCTTTGCGGATTGGGCGTTGTCGCAGGCTACGCGTTGCTTGGCAGCACGTGGCTGATCTGGAAGCTGGATGGCGGGGTCCAGAGGCACGCGCGTTATCTGGCATTGCGGGCGGCCATCGCGACAATCGTCCTGATGGGAGCGGTCAGCCTCTACAACATCTTCCTGAACGCCGAATACGCTGATCGCTGGCTAACCGCGCCGGAGATATATTTCGCAGCGCCTGTGCCTATTCTGACCGGGATAATCGCTCTCTCGATGATTCAGGCGATCAGGAAGGAACGCAAAAGCAAACCGTTCTGGCTCGCAATTGCGCTCTTCTTCTTCGGAATGGCCGGGCTCGGTGTGACAATGTGGCCTTACGTCGTGCCTCCTGGGGTAACGATCTGGGATGCTGCCGCACCCGAAAAAAGCCAGATATTCATGCTGGTTGGTGTGGCGCTCACCATGCCGCTCATCATCGGATATACCGCTTGGGCGTATTGGGTGTTCAGGGGTAAAGTGGCCGACGAGGGATATCACTGA
- a CDS encoding DUF2474 domain-containing protein, with the protein MLAPPEPQQPLWKRLAWMAGIWLASVTLLGIVAMIIRFWLKA; encoded by the coding sequence ATGCTCGCACCACCTGAACCCCAGCAACCGCTTTGGAAACGGCTCGCGTGGATGGCCGGAATTTGGCTAGCGAGCGTCACTTTGCTCGGTATCGTGGCTATGATCATTCGGTTCTGGCTGAAGGCATAA
- a CDS encoding c-type heme family protein — translation MNPDRYRTLLLFVAACAVGACSQGDRSVAEEAEFLLQSEKLTARFQSELQRELSNALSEVGPVGAIGVCQSAAPAIGERLSENSGFRVSRIARRNRNAGNGILPDLEPLYSELEASPMQDGFPRSVHGTVDGRLVYLRAIPMQEKPCSACHGSNIDPALSKVISQSYQDDRAVGFEPGELRGAFLVEQSTTLPILLPG, via the coding sequence ATGAACCCAGATAGATATCGAACCCTTCTCCTTTTTGTAGCAGCATGCGCGGTGGGCGCTTGTTCGCAAGGTGACAGGAGTGTGGCGGAGGAAGCCGAATTCCTGCTCCAATCTGAAAAGTTGACTGCTCGATTTCAATCCGAACTCCAGAGAGAGCTTTCCAATGCTCTCAGCGAGGTTGGCCCCGTGGGGGCGATCGGCGTTTGCCAGTCGGCGGCACCCGCAATCGGGGAGCGCCTTTCAGAAAACAGCGGCTTCAGAGTAAGTCGCATCGCGCGTCGCAACCGCAATGCAGGCAACGGGATACTGCCAGACCTTGAGCCGCTGTACAGCGAGCTAGAAGCATCACCGATGCAAGATGGTTTCCCTCGATCCGTGCACGGCACAGTTGACGGCCGGTTGGTCTACCTCAGGGCCATTCCCATGCAGGAGAAACCCTGCTCGGCATGCCACGGATCGAACATCGATCCTGCGCTCTCGAAAGTGATCTCTCAAAGCTATCAAGACGATCGTGCCGTGGGTTTTGAACCGGGCGAACTTCGCGGAGCATTCCTGGTGGAGCAGTCGACAACCTTGCCGATCTTGCTGCCGGGGTGA
- a CDS encoding alginate lyase family protein — protein sequence MSAFFAMFTSPDSVSALTEDGPVYANYECRGSLGYSSDFNGRKTFLWRPQWLEAIASDPEQRKARLAQAEEALHRGPYSVTDKGKNVPGASSNDYASIGPYWWPNPDQADGLPYIRRDGVVNPERNGPDFDKGRLSQLGADLEALALGYFLTEDARYATRAAMLVDIWFLDPDTRMSPNMDFAQGVPGRVNGRGEGIIEASDFSTVIESVGLILPSGALSSSQHANLQDWYAQFVSWLQTSENGKASRNKTNNHAIFYDFYLSHFALFAGNEELARNVSSDFLNKRLAQQMDQDGRFTSELNRTRSWHYSNYVLAGAGRLATIAECVDHNLWAEQLDDGRGLEKGIGFLGRYSGRLEEWPYPDRDHAAKNYDRMKHTHQQVEALFARDLGFVANTELP from the coding sequence ATGAGTGCATTCTTTGCAATGTTCACTTCGCCAGACTCCGTATCGGCGCTGACCGAAGACGGGCCCGTTTACGCAAATTACGAATGCCGAGGCTCGCTTGGCTATTCCAGCGATTTTAACGGAAGGAAGACATTTCTCTGGCGTCCGCAATGGCTCGAGGCAATCGCATCCGACCCGGAACAACGGAAAGCACGACTTGCGCAAGCCGAAGAGGCTTTGCATCGTGGGCCCTATTCTGTGACCGACAAAGGCAAGAACGTTCCAGGTGCCTCATCGAATGACTACGCTTCTATCGGGCCATATTGGTGGCCCAACCCCGACCAGGCAGACGGGTTACCCTATATTCGGCGCGATGGTGTCGTGAATCCCGAGCGCAACGGACCTGATTTCGACAAGGGCCGCTTGAGCCAGTTAGGTGCCGATTTGGAAGCACTGGCGCTTGGCTATTTCCTTACGGAGGATGCTCGCTATGCCACGCGCGCGGCAATGCTTGTGGACATCTGGTTTCTTGACCCGGACACGCGAATGTCGCCCAACATGGATTTCGCTCAGGGTGTTCCAGGGCGAGTAAATGGACGTGGCGAAGGTATAATCGAAGCATCCGATTTTTCGACCGTCATCGAGAGCGTAGGCTTAATCCTGCCATCAGGAGCCCTTTCTTCATCGCAGCATGCCAACCTCCAAGACTGGTATGCACAATTCGTTTCGTGGCTTCAGACGAGCGAAAATGGCAAGGCATCAAGGAACAAGACCAACAATCACGCTATCTTCTATGACTTCTATCTTTCTCACTTCGCGCTTTTCGCGGGAAACGAGGAACTCGCAAGGAATGTCTCGAGTGATTTTCTCAACAAGCGCCTCGCGCAGCAAATGGATCAAGACGGACGTTTCACGTCTGAACTCAATCGCACGCGGAGCTGGCACTATTCGAATTACGTCTTGGCGGGGGCCGGCAGGCTGGCGACTATCGCCGAGTGTGTGGATCATAACTTGTGGGCTGAACAGCTGGATGACGGGCGAGGACTCGAAAAGGGAATAGGCTTTTTAGGGCGATATTCTGGCCGGTTGGAAGAATGGCCCTATCCTGATCGAGATCACGCGGCAAAAAACTATGATCGGATGAAACACACACATCAGCAAGTCGAGGCACTTTTTGCGCGCGACCTAGGCTTTGTAGCAAACACAGAATTGCCTTGA